The Vicia villosa cultivar HV-30 ecotype Madison, WI linkage group LG1, Vvil1.0, whole genome shotgun sequence genome includes a region encoding these proteins:
- the LOC131644384 gene encoding flocculation protein FLO11-like produces the protein MATAPSSSSPSSPSSPATSPSSSSPSLPVIAPSSTSPSSAVRAVIAFHHRNRLSSPSSPSTAPSSSSPSFPVIGPSSSSSPSSPSTAPSSSSPSLPVIGPSSSSSPSSPATAPSSSSSLPVIASSSTSPSSPVTAGTNTTPPPSSSVVPDAVSAVQFLNLCHVLKGRKGTTRWLRSDVENPESIAAHTYGKSLMALIAPDVPGLDRNKCIRMAIIHDIAEGMLFYSANNVSLDEVSRGSNNCKSMKSGRNQLNTRASLKLI, from the exons ATGGCCACCGCACCTTCATCATCATCGCCGTCATCACCGTCATCACCTGCCACCTCACCTTCATCATCATCACCGTCATTGCCTGTCATCGCACCTTCATCAACATCACCGTCATCGGCAGTCAGAGCCGTAATCGCCTTTCATCACCGTAATCGCCTGTCATCGCCGTCGTCGCCTTCCACCGCACCTTCATCATCATCACCGTCATTTCCTGTCATCGgaccttcatcatcatcatcgccgTCGTCGCCTTCCACCGCACCTTCATCATCATCACCGTCATTGCCTGTCATCGgaccttcatcatcatcatcaccgtcGTCGCCTGCCACCGCaccttcatcatcatcgtcattgCCTGTCATCGCATCTTCATCGACATCACCGTCATCGCCTGTCACCGCTGGCACCAACACCACTCCACCACCTTCTTCTTCGGTAGTTCCCGATGCTGTCTCCGCCGTTCAATTCCTCAATCTCTGTCACGTGCTCAAG GGAAGAAAGGGAACAACAAGATGGCTGAGAAGTGACGTTGAGAATCCAGAATCTATAGCTGCTCATACATATGGAAAGAGTTTAATGGCACTGATTGCACCAGATGTTCCTGGTCTTGACCGAAACAA GTGCATCAGAATGGCTATTATTCACGACATTGCAGAAGGTATGCTGTTTTACTCTGCAAATAATGTTAGTTTAGATGAAGTCAGTCGGGGGAGTAATAATTGTAAATCAATGAAATCTGGAAGAAACCAACTGAATACTAGGGCTAGTTTAAAATTAATATAG
- the LOC131627780 gene encoding uncharacterized protein LOC131627780, whose amino-acid sequence MRITVRSLRQLRHVFQRQTCVMINNLVSEKPCSFEKYCQFHSSVIIDQAESNLLKNHSFITIATRSVSTDAAKLTNEEINRRGPLIEYERRIANGELVDGDDCQVETLTELQRLYDELVESADECQLDRNSEKPVRHGWLWSRLLSHPSHSPVKGLYLYGGVGTGKTMLMDLFYDQLPSNWRKKRIHFHDFMLNVHSLLQKHKGLSDPLDVVAEEISEEAVLLCLDEFMVTDVADALILNRLFGHLFSKGIILVSTSNRAPDNLYEGGLQRDLFLPFIATLKERCVAHEIGSSTDYRKMTSGGQGFYLVGRDSSSFLKKKFQELIGEDTATPQEVEVVMGRTLQVPLGANGCAYFSFEDLCEKPLGAADYFGLFKKFHTLALDGIPIFGLSNKSAAHRFVTLVDVTYENKARLLCSAEGSPLDLFQKVVTVSDAKHIAPRTSSRSRKNDEADLCVDNELGFAKDRTISRLTEINSREYLEQHAEMLAEKK is encoded by the exons ATGAGAATCACTGTTCGTTCTCTTCGTCAATTGAGACATGTTTTTCAAAGACAAACATGTGTTATGATTAATAATCTTGTTTCAGAAAAACCATGTTCCTTTGAAAAATATTGTCAATTTCATAGTTCAGTTATTATCGATCAAGCTGAGTCCAATTTATTGAAGAACCATTCATTTATTACAATAGCTACAAGATCTGTATCAACTGACGCTGCAAAACTCACAAATGAAG AAATTAACAGAAGGGGACCTCTTATCGAGTATGAACGACGAATTGCCAATGGTGAATTGGTAGATGGGGATGATTGTCAG GTAGAGACACTAACTGAACTTCAGAGACTCTATGATGAACTTGTTGAGTCTGCCGATGAATGCCAATTGGATCGCAATTCTGAAAAACCTGTAAG ACACGGATGGCTGTGGTCTCGACTCTTGTCACATCCTTCTCATTCACCTGTAAAAGGTTTATATCTTTATGGCGGAGTTGGCACTGGTAAAACAATGCTGATGGACTTGTTTTATGATCAATT GCCCTCTAATTGGAGGAAAAAGAGGATTCATTTTCACGACTTCATGTTGAATGTGCACAGCCTATTACAA AAGCACAAAGGCCTGTCTGATCCACTGGATGTTGTAGCAGAAGAGATTTCTGAGGAAGCGGTTTTATTATGTCTTGATGAATTCATG GTAACAgatgttgccgatgcattgattCTAAATCGCTTGTTCGGACATTTATTCAGCAAAGGCATT ATTTTAGTGTCCACTTCAAATCGTGCTCCCGATAATCTATACGAGGGTGGACTACAGAGGGATCTCTTCCTACCCTTCATTGCTACATTGAAG GAAAGATGCGTGGCACATGAGATTGGTTCGTCAACTGACTATCGCAAAATGACTTCG GGTGGGCAAGGATTCTATTTAGTTGGCAGAGATTCGTCTAGCTTCcttaagaaaaagtttcaagaGTTAATTGGAGAAGACACAGCCACTCCCCAAGAAGTGGAAGTAGTAATGGGAAGGACACTGCAG GTCCCATTGGGAGCTAATGGATGTGCCTATTTTTCCTTCGAGGACCTTTGTGAAAAACCTCTTGGGGCTGCAGACTATTTTGGATTATTCA AGAAATTTCATACTTTAGCACTGGATGGCATCCCGATTTTTGGGCTTAGCAATAAATCAGCTGCACATAGGTTCGTCACTTTGGTTGAT GTGACATATGAGAACAAGGCCAGATTATTGTGTTCAGCTGAAGGGAGCCCTCTAGATCTCTTTCAAAAAGTAGTAACTGTATCTGATGCTAAACACATAGCACCCAGGACCTCTTCGAGATCGAGGAAAAACGATGAGGCTGACCTTTGTGTTGACAATGAACTCGGGTTTGCAAAAGACCGCACCATTAGTAG ATTGACAGAGATTAACAGCAGAGAATACTTGGAGCAGCATGCTGAGATGTTAGCAGAAAAGAAATAA
- the LOC131627775 gene encoding uncharacterized protein LOC131627775 codes for MANQGAKKRKEENARHMARIRQIIIACNVIYVVIRMLIFHSSITWKHFIGLAVTSLAYYFPYQQLAKMANPSYAEDGELLDGGFDMTTGGVCGYLHDVIYITSFVQVASIISGKFWYIYLVIPAFGAYQSFGFIKGFLPQGSEEAVEDEKTRKKREKLEKKASRPKFVKTRTR; via the exons ATGGCGAATCAAGGTGCTAAGAAGCGCAAGGAAGAGAACGCCCGTCACATGGCCAGGATCCGCCAAATCATCATCGCCTGCAAC GTTATTTATGTAGTAATTAGGATGTTAATCTTTCATTCCAGCATCACCTGGAAGCATTTTATTGGCCTTGCTGTGACTTCTCTAGCATATTATTTTCCCTATCAACAACTTGCTAAAATGGCGAACCCTAGTTACGCCGAAGATGGTGAACTTCTTGATGGTGGGTTTGATATGACTACTGGTGGAGTTTGCGG CTAtttacatgatgttatctatatCACAAGCTTTGTGCAAGTTGCGTCCATCATCTCTGGAAAGTTCTGGTACATATATCTTGTG ATACCAGCATTTGGAGCATACCAATCCTTTGGCTTCATTAAAGGATTTTTACCACAAGGTTCAGAG GAGGCGGTTGAAGATGAAAAGACCCGCAAGAAAAGGGAAAAGCTGGAGAAGAAGGCATCTAGACCCAAGTTTGTCAAGACACGAACTAGATAG
- the LOC131644457 gene encoding uncharacterized protein LOC131644457: protein MILDMTRYVQRAIVHQRERTALYNMCSILGEGEGSRGNEITELWMEYEANSSPEAKFVRDLDKVEMLLQALNCNGDEEGRDLDEFLRSAAGEFQTEIGKAWATEIASSREN, encoded by the exons ATGATTTTGGACATGACCCGCTATGTTCAAAGAGCAATAGTGCATCAACGAGAACGAACAGCGCTTTATAATATGTGCAGTATACTTGGAGAGGGAGAAGGATCAAGAG GAAATGAAATTACTGAATTGTGGATGGAGTACGAAGCAAATTCTTCTCCAGAAGCGAAATTTGTTAGAGACCTTGACAAG GTTGAAATGCTACTTCAAGCGCTGAATTGTAATGGAGATG AGGAAGGCAGGGATTTGGATGAATTTTTACGCTCGGCTGCTG GGGagttccaaactgaaattggcaAAGCTTGGGCAACAGAGATTGCTTCAAGCAGGGAAAATTAA